Proteins encoded within one genomic window of Pedobacter africanus:
- a CDS encoding aldehyde dehydrogenase family protein has protein sequence MSQTLNSIFEAQQKHKYTLRNSNAVQRIQKLKTLMAAIENHEEDIYAALQSDLRKSRFEAAVTEVIFIYSEIRFAISKLGSWMKPKRAGKTMTSLLARNRIWYEPKGSCLIISPWNYPFQLMMAPLVSAIAAGNCAILKPSELSPATSAIITKIVKACFEEKEICCIEGDASTSTALLTLPFDHIFFTGSTAIGKVVMEAAAKHLSSVTLELGGKSPVIVDETADLKVAAEKIAWGKLLNAGQTCIAPDYVLVPLSLQESFIGHYQQAASAMFLKAGGQPNPDGYAKIINERHFNRIAGLIDEAVNRGARIAFGGEKEEASQSISPTLLSQLPVGTAVMEEEIFGPVLPLIAYANLEEAIARVNEKSKPLALYIFSSSKKNIRHILKNTSSGGACVNDVLVHISNPRLPFGGVNASGIGSSHGFFGFKAFSHERAVVFQPGINTTKIIYPPYEGKSWLLKWLKKLM, from the coding sequence ATGAGCCAAACTCTCAACTCCATATTTGAAGCCCAGCAAAAGCATAAATATACGCTTAGAAACAGCAATGCGGTACAAAGAATTCAGAAATTAAAAACTTTGATGGCCGCTATTGAAAACCATGAGGAAGACATTTATGCGGCCCTGCAAAGCGACCTGCGTAAGAGCCGCTTTGAGGCGGCCGTAACCGAAGTGATTTTTATTTACAGTGAGATCCGTTTTGCCATCAGCAAGCTGGGCAGCTGGATGAAACCCAAAAGGGCAGGTAAAACCATGACCAGCTTGCTGGCCCGGAACCGCATATGGTACGAGCCCAAAGGCTCCTGCCTCATCATCTCGCCCTGGAACTACCCGTTCCAACTCATGATGGCGCCTCTGGTCTCGGCTATTGCTGCGGGTAACTGCGCTATCCTGAAACCTTCGGAGCTTAGCCCTGCCACCAGTGCCATTATCACTAAAATTGTTAAGGCCTGCTTTGAGGAAAAGGAAATCTGCTGCATTGAAGGCGATGCAAGTACGTCTACAGCCTTGCTGACCCTACCTTTCGACCATATCTTTTTTACCGGCAGCACCGCCATAGGCAAGGTGGTGATGGAAGCCGCAGCCAAACACCTCAGCTCGGTAACTCTGGAACTCGGCGGAAAGTCGCCCGTTATTGTAGATGAAACCGCGGACCTGAAAGTTGCGGCAGAAAAAATTGCCTGGGGCAAGCTGCTCAATGCCGGGCAAACCTGTATTGCACCCGATTATGTGCTGGTGCCCCTGTCGCTGCAGGAAAGTTTTATAGGGCATTACCAACAAGCGGCTTCGGCCATGTTCCTGAAAGCAGGGGGGCAGCCTAACCCCGATGGTTATGCCAAAATCATCAATGAAAGACATTTCAACAGAATAGCAGGATTGATAGACGAAGCGGTGAATAGGGGCGCCAGGATAGCTTTCGGCGGCGAAAAAGAGGAGGCCAGCCAATCCATATCCCCAACCCTGCTCAGCCAGCTGCCCGTGGGGACTGCAGTAATGGAAGAAGAAATATTCGGCCCGGTGCTGCCACTGATCGCTTACGCAAACCTGGAAGAGGCCATTGCCCGGGTAAACGAAAAAAGCAAGCCCCTGGCGCTGTACATTTTCAGTTCCTCGAAAAAGAACATCCGTCATATCCTGAAAAACACATCATCTGGCGGGGCCTGTGTAAATGATGTGCTGGTACACATTTCCAATCCGCGGCTCCCATTTGGCGGCGTAAATGCAAGTGGCATCGGTAGCAGCCATGGTTTTTTTGGCTTTAAAGCCTTCTCGCACGAAAGGGCCGTAGTGTTTCAGCCGGGCATCAATACCACAAAAATCATTTATCCGCCTTATGAGGGAAAATCCTGGCTGCTCAAGTGGCTGAAAAAACTAATGTGA
- the hutI gene encoding imidazolonepropionase yields the protein MSALLITNIGCLTGTHPQDTLMLRGRQMQELPVIDNAWILCEDGKIADFGKMDSLPAQLPNALHRHDAKGGFVFPSWCDSHTHIVFAAPREEEFVMKIDGKSYEDIAAAGGGILNSARKLQLASEEELYESAAIRLNDMIRQGTGAVEIKSGYGLSTDSELKMLRVIRRLKESFPIPVKASFLAAHAYPAEYKNDHAGYIKLITDVMLPRVAAEGLADYMDTFCEQGFFSVEDTDRLLTEAARYGLKPKIHANQLSISGGVQVGVKHHAVSVDHLEVTDEEVIQSLQSSNTIATLLPSCSFYINIPFANARGLMNADIPVALASDYNPGSTPSGNMNLVVSLACIKLRMRPEEAINAATLNGAAALELSGQTGSIAKGKMANLFITRKMPSLAFLPYSFGQSQIETIVLGGKIS from the coding sequence ATGTCAGCACTCCTCATCACCAATATCGGCTGCCTCACAGGCACACACCCACAAGACACCCTGATGCTCCGGGGCAGGCAGATGCAGGAGCTCCCTGTAATTGACAATGCCTGGATCTTATGTGAAGACGGTAAGATAGCAGATTTTGGAAAAATGGACAGCCTGCCAGCACAACTGCCCAATGCCCTGCACAGGCACGACGCCAAAGGCGGTTTTGTTTTCCCCTCCTGGTGCGATTCGCATACCCACATCGTATTTGCAGCCCCCAGGGAAGAGGAATTTGTCATGAAAATAGACGGCAAAAGCTATGAAGATATTGCCGCTGCAGGAGGGGGCATCCTAAATTCTGCCCGTAAACTACAGCTCGCGTCAGAAGAGGAGCTCTATGAATCCGCAGCCATCAGGCTGAACGACATGATCAGACAGGGAACAGGCGCCGTGGAAATCAAAAGCGGTTATGGCCTCAGCACAGACAGTGAACTGAAAATGCTGCGCGTGATCCGCCGCCTCAAAGAAAGCTTCCCCATTCCGGTAAAGGCCTCTTTTCTGGCCGCCCATGCCTATCCTGCCGAATACAAAAACGACCATGCCGGCTATATCAAACTGATTACAGACGTCATGCTGCCCCGGGTTGCAGCCGAAGGCCTGGCCGACTATATGGACACCTTTTGCGAACAGGGCTTCTTTTCGGTGGAAGATACCGACAGGTTGCTTACCGAAGCTGCCCGGTACGGCTTAAAACCTAAAATACATGCCAACCAGCTCTCCATATCCGGAGGCGTACAGGTGGGAGTAAAACACCATGCCGTTTCAGTGGATCACCTGGAAGTGACAGACGAGGAAGTCATACAAAGCCTGCAAAGCAGCAATACCATTGCCACACTGCTGCCTTCCTGCTCGTTTTACATCAACATCCCTTTTGCCAATGCACGCGGACTAATGAACGCAGATATTCCGGTGGCCCTGGCCAGCGATTACAATCCCGGCTCTACGCCTTCCGGCAACATGAACCTGGTGGTATCCCTGGCCTGTATCAAGCTCCGGATGCGTCCCGAAGAAGCCATCAATGCCGCCACCTTAAACGGTGCTGCTGCGCTGGAGCTGAGCGGGCAGACGGGCAGCATTGCCAAAGGTAAAATGGCCAACCTGTTCATCACCCGAAAAATGCCTTCCCTGGCCTTCCTGCCCTACAGCTTTGGCCAGTCGCAAATCGAAACCATTGTACTTGGCGGAAAGATCAGCTGA
- a CDS encoding formimidoylglutamase produces the protein MDRLKIYSQTDLTELISYREGETKLGECVQLVASLDDLAASSAKFVLLGIPEDIGIRANHGIAGAATAWHPALKALMNIQSTGFLRGEELLVLGHFDIADPADTSIKGLEQKVQQIDELVYPVIRKIVAGGKIPIVIGGGHNNAYPIIKGTATALKRAIDVINIDAHADLRPASGRHSGNGFSHALAQGLLNNYGLFGLHQNYNNTHILEAIVGNPNIHAVFFDDMLQSPQPPAAFWTDLLKHMDAAPGLEIDLDCIANILSSAMTPSGFSLNEIRRLLLTPLKKFSYLHICEGAVTLIDGRQAQTTAKAIAYLISDFIKSQQ, from the coding sequence ATGGACCGCCTGAAAATATACAGCCAGACCGATCTGACCGAATTGATCAGCTACAGGGAAGGGGAAACCAAACTGGGCGAATGCGTACAGCTTGTCGCAAGCCTGGACGACCTGGCGGCCTCCAGCGCAAAATTTGTTTTGCTGGGCATCCCGGAAGACATCGGTATAAGGGCAAACCATGGCATTGCCGGGGCCGCAACAGCCTGGCATCCGGCCCTGAAAGCCCTGATGAACATTCAAAGCACCGGATTCCTCAGGGGCGAAGAACTCCTGGTCCTGGGGCATTTCGATATCGCGGATCCTGCCGATACCAGCATAAAGGGCCTGGAACAGAAAGTGCAGCAAATAGATGAGCTGGTGTATCCTGTAATCCGGAAAATAGTGGCTGGAGGTAAAATCCCTATCGTGATAGGCGGAGGGCACAACAATGCCTATCCCATCATCAAAGGTACGGCAACCGCACTGAAACGGGCGATTGATGTGATCAACATTGATGCCCATGCCGACCTCAGGCCTGCCTCCGGAAGGCACAGCGGCAATGGCTTTAGCCATGCGCTTGCGCAGGGACTGCTGAACAATTATGGCCTTTTTGGCCTGCACCAGAACTACAACAATACCCACATCCTGGAAGCCATTGTCGGCAACCCGAATATCCATGCCGTATTTTTCGACGACATGCTGCAAAGCCCGCAGCCCCCGGCGGCATTCTGGACCGACCTGCTGAAACACATGGATGCGGCACCCGGACTGGAGATCGACCTGGATTGCATAGCAAACATCCTGTCGAGCGCCATGACCCCCTCGGGCTTCAGCTTAAATGAAATCAGGCGACTGTTGTTGACCCCGCTCAAGAAATTTAGCTACTTACACATTTGCGAAGGCGCTGTGACCTTAATTGATGGCCGACAGGCTCAGACCACAGCAAAGGCCATTGCCTATCTTATAAGCGATTTTATAAAGTCGCAGCAATAA
- the efp gene encoding elongation factor P, producing MAKASDIKNGNILRFNGELVQVEEFLHRTPGNLRAFYQARMRNVKTGKLVEYRFRVDEEVEICRVETSDYQYLYEDGDALVVMDNNTYEQFNIPKLLFGKAVRFLKEGMNVIIAFESDEPIMAQTPSHVELEITYSEPAVKGDTSTNALKYATVETGVEIKVPMFINQGDKVKIDTRTGDYIERVK from the coding sequence ATGGCAAAAGCATCAGACATCAAAAATGGTAATATTCTTCGTTTTAACGGGGAATTGGTACAAGTAGAAGAGTTTCTGCACCGTACGCCGGGTAACCTGCGCGCGTTTTACCAAGCCAGAATGAGGAACGTAAAAACCGGTAAGCTGGTGGAATACAGGTTCCGTGTAGATGAAGAAGTAGAGATTTGCCGTGTGGAGACCAGCGATTACCAGTATTTGTATGAAGATGGCGATGCACTGGTAGTAATGGATAACAATACTTATGAACAGTTTAATATTCCTAAACTATTGTTCGGTAAAGCTGTCCGTTTCTTGAAAGAAGGAATGAATGTCATCATCGCATTTGAAAGTGATGAGCCAATTATGGCACAGACACCTTCGCATGTTGAATTGGAAATAACCTACTCAGAGCCTGCAGTTAAAGGTGATACTTCTACAAATGCATTGAAATATGCAACAGTAGAGACCGGAGTAGAGATAAAAGTGCCGATGTTTATCAATCAGGGCGATAAAGTGAAGATTGATACGCGTACAGGTGACTATATAGAAAGAGTAAAATAA
- a CDS encoding peptidylprolyl isomerase, with product MKKYFTLMLCLCFASAFSAKPKHQYVKIKTALGECVIRLYNETPQHRDNFLKLTEKGTYNGTLFHRVIKDFMIQGGDPDSKTAQPGALLGEGTLGYTVPAEFRDSLFHKKGVLAAARDNNPEKASSGSQFYIVQGKTFTDAQLDDLENKRLKFKLPQYQREVYKTLGGTPHLDRNYTVYGEVVKGLEMVDKIAIVKTDGNNRPLEDVKMTITVLKRREARKLEKELAKQAKAAAEIKKLS from the coding sequence ATGAAGAAGTATTTTACGTTAATGCTTTGCCTTTGCTTCGCATCGGCTTTTTCCGCAAAACCCAAACATCAGTACGTTAAAATCAAAACAGCGCTGGGCGAGTGCGTCATCCGCTTGTATAACGAAACCCCGCAGCACCGCGATAACTTCCTGAAACTGACAGAAAAAGGAACTTATAATGGCACACTGTTTCACCGGGTCATCAAAGATTTCATGATCCAGGGGGGCGACCCGGACTCTAAAACCGCTCAGCCAGGGGCTTTGCTTGGCGAAGGTACCCTAGGCTATACTGTTCCGGCAGAGTTCCGCGACAGCCTTTTCCATAAAAAGGGGGTACTGGCAGCTGCACGCGACAACAATCCGGAAAAGGCCTCCAGCGGAAGCCAGTTCTATATTGTTCAGGGCAAAACATTTACCGATGCCCAGCTGGACGATCTCGAAAACAAACGCCTGAAATTTAAACTGCCCCAATACCAGCGCGAAGTCTATAAAACCCTCGGCGGCACCCCGCACCTCGACCGCAACTATACCGTATACGGAGAAGTGGTGAAAGGCCTGGAGATGGTCGATAAAATCGCCATCGTAAAAACAGACGGCAACAACAGGCCCCTTGAAGATGTAAAAATGACCATTACTGTTTTAAAGCGCAGGGAAGCCCGGAAACTGGAAAAAGAACTGGCCAAACAGGCAAAAGCTGCCGCAGAAATAAAAAAACTATCATAA
- a CDS encoding YceI family protein, with amino-acid sequence MKKVFLFLVAVSISVASFAQTKWTVDPMHSFVNFSVRHMGISFVDGSFKKFDGSVTAAKADLTDAKINFTVDVNSITTGVDMRDNHLKTDDFFNAEKFPAMTFEGSSFKKLKGNNYALNGKLTIRDVTKDVIFNVVYGGTAKDQQGNTKAGFTATTTVNRLDYNIKYDPTGAGVGKEVKVILNLEFVQAK; translated from the coding sequence ATGAAGAAGGTATTTTTATTCCTGGTTGCAGTGTCAATCAGCGTTGCGTCTTTCGCACAGACTAAATGGACGGTAGATCCGATGCATTCCTTTGTTAATTTCTCTGTAAGGCACATGGGCATTTCTTTTGTTGACGGCTCATTTAAAAAATTTGACGGCTCGGTTACCGCCGCCAAGGCCGACCTTACGGATGCGAAGATCAATTTTACAGTAGATGTGAACAGCATCACAACAGGGGTGGACATGCGCGACAATCACCTGAAAACAGACGATTTTTTTAATGCCGAAAAATTCCCGGCCATGACTTTTGAGGGATCCTCCTTTAAAAAGCTAAAAGGGAACAATTATGCGCTGAACGGAAAACTGACTATCCGTGACGTAACTAAGGATGTGATCTTTAATGTGGTTTATGGCGGGACGGCCAAAGATCAGCAGGGCAATACCAAAGCAGGCTTTACGGCAACGACAACGGTAAACAGGCTGGATTATAACATTAAATACGACCCGACAGGGGCTGGTGTGGGTAAAGAGGTTAAAGTGATCCTAAACCTGGAATTTGTTCAGGCAAAATAA
- a CDS encoding OmpA family protein — MMKRLILMVMAVLFSGLTWAQSPTKNTSNERGARVDDTAPGRLQLSAFGGLSMPMGKYKNEIGRAKNGYFGGLAIDQYFRGNKWGIGLDARFLNHDMRKFDSVFFDNGHIGTTYFNHPSFQHIAVSIGPTYKAGSGKVDVEAFLRGGLLFEGFPQYAQSIYVNAASGPPAKLFDTYYTSNSKEKTRSWMGLGGIRLSYALSNNWGLFAQADYLRAFGKSFGKDSSEFYVTRYNEKKALGTKDVLNVKDGQLINLLDFYEEQPITQKTFVQAVNVSLGIKYTFGSKRKPAPAPVTKTVAPSALAAPKDILVVVKDKQTGFALSGVTVKISRNGIDNASISNADGQAERIKAAEKGTYLITAVKNGIAAEPVNISEQDFNNAGNVIYKEIFHDDPRFTLIGETVRANDSSKLPGIGTVLTNTGNNRNMTQISDAEAKFVYQLEQASDYHIVASQAGKFSQTESVTTKGLDRSKTLYVTLKLGVSNLDAGAVFVLKNIHYDFDKWDIRADAGRILDNLVNVMAQNPGLRIELSSHTDSRGKDAYNLRLSQQRAESAVNYLVSKGVARDRMVAKGYGETRLLNRCANGVDCSEDEHQANRRTEIKVLKF; from the coding sequence ATGATGAAAAGGTTAATATTAATGGTAATGGCTGTCCTGTTCAGCGGCCTTACCTGGGCGCAGAGCCCCACAAAGAACACTTCCAATGAACGCGGGGCGCGGGTCGACGATACTGCGCCTGGCAGGCTTCAGCTTTCTGCTTTTGGCGGTTTGAGTATGCCCATGGGTAAGTACAAAAACGAAATCGGCCGCGCTAAGAACGGTTATTTTGGCGGACTGGCCATAGATCAGTACTTCAGGGGCAATAAATGGGGCATCGGACTGGACGCCCGTTTCCTGAACCACGACATGCGCAAGTTCGACAGCGTATTTTTCGACAACGGCCATATCGGCACTACTTATTTCAACCACCCTTCTTTTCAGCACATTGCAGTAAGTATAGGCCCAACCTATAAGGCCGGTTCTGGTAAAGTGGATGTGGAAGCTTTCCTGCGCGGCGGGCTCTTGTTTGAAGGCTTCCCGCAGTATGCACAGTCCATTTATGTCAATGCCGCTTCTGGTCCGCCAGCGAAATTGTTTGATACCTATTATACCAGCAACTCCAAAGAGAAGACCAGGTCATGGATGGGCCTGGGCGGCATACGCCTATCTTATGCGCTCAGCAACAACTGGGGACTGTTTGCGCAGGCCGATTACCTGAGGGCTTTCGGCAAAAGCTTCGGGAAAGACTCCAGCGAGTTTTATGTTACCCGCTACAACGAAAAGAAAGCGCTCGGCACTAAGGATGTGCTGAATGTAAAAGACGGACAGCTCATTAACCTACTGGATTTCTATGAAGAACAACCCATTACTCAAAAAACATTTGTACAGGCGGTAAATGTGAGCCTGGGGATTAAATATACCTTTGGCAGCAAACGCAAACCTGCGCCTGCCCCGGTTACCAAAACGGTAGCACCGTCTGCCCTGGCAGCACCCAAGGATATCCTGGTGGTGGTTAAAGACAAGCAAACCGGTTTTGCACTGAGCGGGGTAACCGTTAAGATCAGCCGTAATGGGATCGACAATGCCTCTATCAGCAATGCCGATGGGCAGGCCGAACGGATTAAAGCCGCCGAAAAAGGCACTTACCTGATTACAGCGGTAAAAAATGGCATCGCTGCCGAGCCGGTAAACATTTCTGAACAGGATTTTAACAATGCTGGAAATGTGATCTATAAGGAGATCTTCCATGACGACCCAAGGTTTACACTGATCGGTGAAACGGTAAGGGCAAATGACAGCAGCAAACTGCCGGGAATTGGCACGGTGCTGACCAATACCGGGAACAACAGGAACATGACCCAGATTTCTGATGCAGAGGCCAAATTTGTATACCAGCTGGAACAGGCTTCAGATTATCACATTGTGGCCAGTCAGGCCGGTAAGTTCTCGCAAACCGAAAGCGTGACCACTAAAGGGCTCGACAGGAGCAAAACCCTGTATGTGACCCTGAAACTCGGGGTAAGCAACCTGGATGCCGGGGCGGTATTTGTTTTGAAAAACATCCACTATGATTTCGACAAATGGGACATCCGGGCGGACGCCGGGCGCATACTGGATAACCTGGTGAATGTAATGGCCCAGAACCCCGGTTTAAGGATAGAGCTTTCCTCGCACACCGACAGCAGGGGCAAAGATGCCTACAACCTGCGTCTGTCGCAGCAAAGGGCTGAGTCTGCAGTAAATTACCTGGTGAGCAAAGGTGTGGCTCGTGACAGAATGGTGGCCAAAGGCTATGGGGAAACCAGGCTGCTGAACCGTTGTGCAAATGGGGTAGACTGCAGTGAGGACGAACACCAGGCCAACCGGCGTACAGAAATCAAGGTATTGAAATTCTAG
- a CDS encoding ABC transporter ATP-binding protein, with product MTISLENVGRRFNQEWIFRGLSYRFEAAGKYAVLGPNGSGKSTLLSVLLGSLSPSEGKIHYKGTADIRVEDVYKEIGFAAPYLDLIEEFTLQETIDFHFKFKSYHEGMNAAAVLDLLGLVKSQDKALKYFSSGMKQRTKLALACCADTPLLFLDEPTSNLDKQGMAWYLGLMERFTAKRTLIIGSNQEAEYAFCNHFVELTNYK from the coding sequence ATGACGATCAGCTTAGAGAACGTTGGCAGAAGATTTAACCAGGAATGGATTTTCAGGGGGCTGAGCTACCGGTTTGAAGCCGCAGGGAAATATGCGGTGCTGGGGCCTAATGGTTCGGGTAAATCGACCTTGCTGAGCGTTTTACTGGGCAGTTTGTCGCCCTCTGAAGGCAAGATCCATTACAAAGGAACTGCCGACATCAGGGTAGAAGATGTTTACAAAGAAATCGGCTTTGCGGCGCCTTATCTGGACCTGATCGAGGAATTCACGCTGCAGGAAACCATAGATTTTCATTTTAAGTTCAAATCGTATCATGAGGGCATGAACGCTGCAGCGGTGCTGGACCTGCTGGGACTGGTAAAATCGCAGGACAAGGCATTAAAGTACTTTTCTTCTGGGATGAAGCAGCGTACCAAGCTGGCTTTGGCCTGCTGTGCGGATACGCCGTTGTTGTTCCTGGATGAGCCGACTTCCAATCTGGATAAGCAGGGAATGGCCTGGTACCTGGGGCTGATGGAGCGGTTTACAGCAAAAAGAACGCTGATTATTGGCTCGAACCAGGAAGCTGAGTATGCTTTTTGTAACCATTTTGTGGAGCTGACGAATTATAAATAA
- a CDS encoding exodeoxyribonuclease III, with protein sequence MKIISYNVNGIRSASTKNFFGWLQATDADMVCMQEVKALPAQIPEIIALIEQLGYHHYWFPAEKKGYSGVAILTRIKPNHVAYGCGEEWIDKEGRILRADFDDFSLMSVYLPSGSSGDERQVKKYEFMRFFDNYIGELRKTLPNLIISGDYNICHTAIDIHNPKSNANSSGFLPEEREWMELFINNGFIDTFRHFNKDPHHYTWWSFRANSRAKNLGWRIDYHLATQPMLARLKHVAILADAIHSDHCPVLLELNP encoded by the coding sequence ATGAAGATTATCTCCTATAACGTCAACGGCATCCGCTCTGCCTCCACTAAAAATTTCTTCGGCTGGCTGCAGGCCACCGATGCCGATATGGTTTGCATGCAGGAAGTGAAGGCCCTGCCCGCTCAAATCCCGGAAATTATTGCGCTGATTGAACAGCTGGGCTACCATCACTACTGGTTCCCTGCCGAAAAAAAGGGTTATAGCGGCGTGGCCATCCTGACCAGGATAAAGCCCAATCATGTGGCGTACGGCTGCGGCGAAGAGTGGATCGATAAAGAAGGCCGCATCCTGCGGGCAGATTTTGACGACTTTTCCCTGATGAGCGTATACCTTCCTTCAGGTTCCAGCGGTGATGAGCGTCAGGTGAAGAAATACGAGTTCATGCGCTTTTTTGATAATTACATCGGCGAACTGCGTAAAACCCTTCCTAACCTGATCATTTCGGGCGATTATAACATCTGCCATACGGCCATCGATATCCACAATCCAAAATCCAATGCCAACTCTTCAGGCTTCCTGCCCGAAGAAAGGGAATGGATGGAGCTGTTCATCAACAACGGCTTTATCGATACCTTCAGGCATTTCAACAAAGACCCGCACCACTATACCTGGTGGAGTTTCAGGGCCAATTCAAGGGCCAAGAACCTGGGCTGGCGCATCGATTACCACCTGGCCACACAGCCCATGCTGGCCCGCTTAAAGCATGTGGCCATCCTGGCGGATGCCATACATTCCGACCATTGCCCCGTTTTGTTAGAACTTAACCCATAA
- the ygiD gene encoding 4,5-DOPA-extradiol-dioxygenase, with protein MSGLAEFKTFTGNLQEQDGLMPVLFIGHGSPMNGIENNAFSTTWAGMARDIPQPKAVLVVSAHWFTRGTHVTAMDFPKTIHDFGGFPQALFDVQYPAPGDPALAAETASLIHSAVVGLDHDWGLDHGAWTVVRHMYPQANIPVLQLSIDYTKAPEYHYQLAGELYALRKKGVLVLGSGNMVHNLQMMSWEMINGGGYDWALEMNERFKSLILNNEHQRLLDYQNLGREAMLAIPTPEHYLPLMYTLGLQNATEPVSLFNDKAVGGSLTMTSVRIG; from the coding sequence ATGTCTGGATTAGCTGAATTCAAAACATTTACCGGTAACCTGCAGGAGCAGGACGGCTTGATGCCCGTTTTGTTTATCGGTCATGGTTCTCCGATGAATGGGATTGAAAACAACGCGTTCAGCACCACATGGGCTGGAATGGCCAGGGATATTCCGCAGCCTAAGGCTGTACTGGTGGTTTCTGCCCATTGGTTTACACGCGGAACGCATGTTACCGCTATGGACTTCCCAAAGACCATCCACGATTTCGGAGGTTTTCCGCAGGCCTTGTTTGATGTACAGTACCCTGCCCCGGGCGATCCGGCTTTGGCCGCAGAAACGGCCAGCCTGATTCATAGTGCTGTTGTTGGTCTGGACCATGACTGGGGCCTCGACCATGGGGCATGGACAGTAGTGCGGCACATGTATCCGCAGGCCAATATTCCTGTGCTGCAGTTGAGCATAGACTATACCAAGGCCCCCGAGTATCATTACCAGCTGGCCGGAGAGCTGTATGCCCTGCGCAAAAAGGGGGTACTCGTCCTGGGCAGCGGCAATATGGTACATAACCTGCAGATGATGAGCTGGGAAATGATCAATGGCGGTGGCTACGACTGGGCGCTGGAAATGAATGAACGGTTCAAATCCCTGATCCTGAATAATGAGCATCAGCGGTTGCTCGACTACCAGAACCTGGGCAGGGAAGCGATGCTGGCTATTCCAACGCCCGAACATTACCTGCCTCTGATGTATACCCTGGGGCTGCAGAATGCTACAGAACCCGTTTCCTTGTTTAACGATAAAGCGGTGGGCGGCTCACTCACGATGACCTCAGTCAGAATTGGTTGA
- a CDS encoding 5-formyltetrahydrofolate cyclo-ligase translates to MTKAEIRKQAILQRKGLSDAQVAAYSRALLEHFAALDFSSVRTVHVFLPIAEKKEPDTFLFIDWLASQHPGIRIIVPKADFETALMQHYVYAGREGLLKNAYNILEPAKGELHTGEVDMVLVPMLAFDLQGYRAGYGKGFYDRFLARLGAQRIGLSFFGPVERIDDVNTYDVKLDCCITPERVYYF, encoded by the coding sequence ATGACAAAGGCAGAGATCAGGAAACAGGCAATTTTGCAAAGAAAGGGGCTTTCGGATGCCCAGGTAGCAGCGTATAGCAGGGCTTTGCTGGAACATTTTGCTGCGCTGGATTTTTCTTCGGTTCGGACGGTGCATGTTTTTTTGCCTATCGCAGAGAAAAAGGAACCGGATACTTTTTTATTCATTGACTGGCTGGCTTCGCAGCATCCCGGGATCAGGATCATTGTGCCAAAGGCAGATTTTGAGACAGCTTTGATGCAGCATTATGTGTATGCCGGAAGGGAAGGGCTGCTGAAAAATGCTTACAATATCCTGGAACCGGCTAAAGGGGAATTGCATACAGGAGAGGTGGATATGGTACTGGTACCGATGCTGGCCTTTGACCTTCAGGGCTACCGTGCAGGTTATGGAAAAGGTTTTTACGATCGCTTTTTAGCGCGCCTGGGGGCGCAAAGGATCGGGCTGTCTTTCTTTGGGCCGGTTGAAAGGATAGATGATGTCAACACCTACGATGTGAAACTGGATTGCTGCATTACGCCGGAGCGGGTTTACTATTTTTAA